One genomic segment of Prosthecobacter fusiformis includes these proteins:
- a CDS encoding TonB-dependent receptor, whose product MKLNTSSIRSLPQGLAWTSTLGFLGSLAAQTVAPAPITPKPTATAEDSDELPEVVVTAETEKVYKPERLQSPKYTEPLRDVAQTITVIPKTVIEDRGAFSLRDVLRNTPGISMQAGEGGGGLPGDNLTIRGFSSRSDFYLDGVRDIGSYNRDPFNTEQVEVTKGPASTNAGRGSTGGSINLATKMANLEQGGAISQSFGTDNLYRSTLDYNQTISEHSALRINALYHSADTPGRDITNQERYGIAASLAFGLGTDTRVFLNYQHLTENNIPDYGIPWVPNNGTFSGSGASLAGHEDGPPPVSFDSFYGRENTDFEDVQSDVITAIIEHDFSDNLKLRNVLRYGRTHRNSVITAPRFFDTVPTAQIPDPLNPGGFIDDPTTVGNQYTSRINRQMQAREQTQEIISNQTNLNANFETGLLKHALVAGMEISMERQVNANAARADAGSRGDVLDPNFNDDAYTGRPLLPTPAESHLDTVAFYLFDTINITRFVELNGGLRFDHIEADVRGVGATPDQFRRDDMLSWKVGIVLKPVEYGSIYFGYGTSFNPSIDTNTGLGLSTAQVSLEPEENRNMELGTKWDFLDERLSFTAALFRSEKTNARTTDVGGATVLAGNQLVDGVEFGVAGSITKDWQIFAGYAYMQSEIEESGNAAELGQSLGNTPDHSFNIWTTYNLPFRVQVGFGAQYVGDRQNGNTNTARTAPGYWTCDAMLNYQVNDKFNVRLNVYNIADERYIDRVGGGHFIPGAGRSAALTASYKF is encoded by the coding sequence ATGAAACTCAACACATCCTCGATCCGATCCCTGCCTCAGGGACTCGCCTGGACGTCCACTCTGGGCTTCCTCGGCAGCTTGGCCGCCCAAACAGTCGCACCTGCGCCTATCACACCTAAACCTACTGCAACAGCTGAAGATAGCGACGAACTTCCTGAAGTGGTCGTCACGGCTGAGACGGAAAAGGTCTATAAACCAGAGCGCCTACAGTCCCCTAAATATACAGAGCCATTGCGTGATGTTGCTCAGACCATCACCGTGATCCCGAAAACGGTGATCGAAGACCGCGGCGCATTCAGCTTGCGCGATGTGTTGCGCAATACCCCAGGCATTTCCATGCAGGCTGGTGAAGGTGGTGGTGGCCTGCCCGGTGACAACCTGACCATCCGTGGCTTTAGCTCCCGAAGCGACTTTTATCTAGACGGTGTTCGCGACATCGGCTCTTACAATCGTGACCCTTTCAACACCGAGCAGGTGGAAGTGACCAAGGGTCCAGCTTCCACTAACGCCGGACGCGGATCCACTGGAGGATCCATTAACCTTGCCACCAAGATGGCCAATCTGGAACAGGGCGGCGCGATATCCCAGTCCTTTGGCACGGATAACCTCTACCGCAGCACACTGGACTACAATCAGACAATTTCTGAGCATTCCGCCCTGCGTATCAATGCCCTGTACCATTCTGCCGATACCCCAGGACGTGACATCACCAATCAGGAGCGTTACGGCATAGCTGCCTCCTTGGCCTTCGGTCTGGGCACCGACACTCGTGTGTTCCTGAACTATCAGCACCTGACGGAAAACAACATCCCGGACTACGGTATTCCTTGGGTGCCTAACAACGGCACGTTTAGCGGCAGCGGTGCCAGTCTGGCTGGACATGAGGACGGACCGCCGCCCGTCAGCTTTGACAGCTTTTACGGACGTGAAAACACCGACTTCGAAGACGTGCAAAGCGATGTCATTACCGCCATCATCGAACACGACTTTTCAGACAATCTGAAACTGCGCAATGTGCTGCGTTATGGCCGCACCCACCGCAACTCCGTCATTACCGCGCCACGCTTCTTTGACACCGTTCCAACCGCACAAATCCCTGATCCCCTCAATCCAGGGGGATTCATCGATGATCCAACTACCGTAGGCAACCAATACACCAGCCGCATCAACCGCCAGATGCAGGCCCGTGAGCAGACCCAGGAAATCATTTCCAACCAGACAAACCTGAACGCCAACTTTGAAACAGGCCTTCTTAAACACGCCCTGGTGGCGGGGATGGAGATCTCGATGGAACGCCAGGTCAATGCCAACGCTGCCCGTGCTGATGCCGGATCGCGTGGAGATGTTCTGGATCCGAACTTTAACGATGACGCCTACACCGGTCGCCCACTATTGCCGACGCCTGCGGAATCCCACTTGGACACCGTCGCCTTCTATCTCTTTGATACGATTAACATCACCCGTTTTGTGGAACTGAACGGCGGCCTGCGCTTTGATCACATTGAGGCAGATGTCCGTGGTGTGGGTGCAACCCCTGACCAGTTCCGCCGGGATGACATGCTGAGCTGGAAGGTTGGCATCGTGCTGAAGCCGGTGGAATACGGCAGCATCTACTTTGGCTATGGCACGTCCTTCAACCCCTCCATTGACACCAATACCGGTCTCGGCCTGAGCACCGCACAAGTGAGCCTGGAGCCTGAGGAAAACCGCAACATGGAACTGGGCACGAAGTGGGACTTCCTGGACGAGCGGCTCTCGTTCACCGCCGCGCTCTTCCGCTCAGAAAAGACCAATGCCCGCACCACTGACGTCGGCGGCGCAACTGTCCTCGCCGGAAATCAGTTGGTAGATGGTGTGGAATTCGGAGTCGCGGGTTCCATCACCAAGGATTGGCAGATTTTTGCTGGTTATGCCTACATGCAGAGTGAAATCGAAGAGTCGGGCAACGCTGCAGAGTTGGGCCAGTCTCTTGGCAACACGCCAGACCATTCCTTCAACATTTGGACCACCTACAATCTGCCCTTCCGCGTACAGGTCGGCTTTGGTGCCCAATATGTGGGTGATCGCCAGAATGGTAACACCAACACGGCCCGCACCGCTCCAGGCTACTGGACATGCGATGCCATGCTGAACTATCAGGTCAATGACAAGTTCAATGTCCGTCTGAATGTTTATAACATCGCGGACGAACGTTACATCGACCGTGTCGGTGGCGGTCACTTCATCCCAGGTGCAGGCCGTTCGGCCGCCCTTACGGCCAGCTATAAATTCTAA
- a CDS encoding Fe2+-dependent dioxygenase, whose amino-acid sequence MLLTIPDVLTPGQVAHARQLLDATDWIDGKATTGYQSAKAKDNMQLPENSPVARELGDMILAALSQNPLFVAAALPLRILPPMFNRYAGGQSFGTHVDNAIRQFPNAPIRIRTDLSATLFFSDPEEYEGGELCIEDLYGAKAIKLPPGHMVLYPSTSLHHVTPVTRGARVSSFFWLQSMIRDNGQRSLLFDLDLSIQRLGQELAGNDVAEKTGVQLTGVYHNLLRQWAEM is encoded by the coding sequence ATGCTCCTCACCATTCCAGATGTCCTCACGCCAGGCCAGGTCGCCCATGCAAGGCAATTGCTGGATGCCACAGACTGGATAGATGGCAAGGCCACGACTGGCTACCAATCCGCCAAGGCCAAGGACAACATGCAGCTTCCTGAAAACAGTCCCGTGGCGAGGGAATTGGGAGACATGATTTTGGCCGCCCTTTCACAAAACCCGCTCTTTGTTGCCGCTGCCTTGCCTCTGCGCATCCTGCCGCCCATGTTCAATCGCTATGCCGGAGGGCAATCCTTCGGCACACATGTGGACAATGCCATCCGCCAATTTCCCAATGCGCCTATTCGCATCCGCACCGACCTCAGCGCGACACTCTTTTTTTCAGACCCGGAAGAGTATGAGGGCGGCGAGCTCTGCATCGAAGACCTCTATGGCGCGAAGGCCATAAAGCTGCCTCCTGGTCACATGGTGCTTTATCCTTCCACCAGTCTGCATCACGTTACACCAGTTACTCGCGGTGCCCGTGTGAGTTCGTTTTTCTGGCTGCAAAGCATGATCCGCGACAATGGCCAGAGGTCCCTCCTCTTTGATCTTGATCTCTCTATCCAGCGCCTCGGCCAGGAACTGGCCGGTAACGATGTGGCTGAAAAAACCGGCGTTCAGCTCACGGGTGTATATCACAACCTCCTTCGCCAGTGGGCTGAGATGTGA
- a CDS encoding PepSY-associated TM helix domain-containing protein, which yields MHLTFHRTIFWVHLISGLIAGIVIMSMSVTGLLIAYETQLMEWVNRDLRVTPPAANAVHLDVETLLAKVRETKPGFNPSGITWKGDPEAPMTLSLGREGAFFINPYTGEVLGEGNHTWHDFFHAATDWHRFLSGTGLSRDVGKMLTGAGTLVFGILLVSGIYLWWPKHWRWSNLRAVTLFNRKLKGRARDWNWHNVIGFWSAFPMLFIILTGLIMSYSWANNLLYRATGNEPPPPRTRTMGTFGGAPQGGMAQSGSRPEGGPRGEGGERRSEGGTRGEGGERRSEGAPRREGERPAGAPGMGMRGERPAGPPPSLTGLAPLLAQARAQVADWTSMSLRMPLKPGDPFPLMVDRGGRGQVHLRTMFNLDVAQQKVIESPDNLSNQNLGRRLRMYSRYLHTGELFGFWGQTVAALCTLAGAMLVWTGFALAWRRFFKRKNKTSAA from the coding sequence ATGCATCTCACCTTCCATCGTACAATCTTTTGGGTCCACCTCATCAGCGGCCTCATTGCCGGTATTGTCATCATGTCCATGTCCGTCACCGGACTGCTTATTGCCTATGAAACCCAGCTTATGGAATGGGTAAACCGGGACCTGCGCGTGACACCGCCTGCCGCCAATGCGGTGCATCTGGATGTGGAAACCCTGCTGGCCAAAGTGCGTGAAACCAAGCCGGGTTTCAATCCCAGCGGCATCACTTGGAAAGGGGATCCGGAAGCACCGATGACGCTCAGCCTCGGCCGTGAAGGCGCTTTTTTCATCAATCCTTATACGGGGGAAGTGCTCGGGGAAGGGAACCACACCTGGCATGACTTTTTTCATGCGGCCACAGACTGGCATCGTTTCCTCTCTGGCACCGGGCTGTCGCGGGATGTGGGCAAGATGCTCACGGGTGCGGGCACTCTGGTTTTTGGCATCCTTTTGGTTAGCGGCATCTATCTCTGGTGGCCAAAGCACTGGCGCTGGAGCAACTTGCGTGCGGTCACTCTCTTCAACCGTAAGTTGAAAGGCCGCGCTCGTGATTGGAACTGGCACAACGTCATTGGTTTCTGGAGCGCATTTCCCATGCTCTTCATCATCCTCACCGGGCTCATCATGTCTTACTCTTGGGCCAACAACCTGCTTTACAGAGCTACAGGTAATGAACCGCCGCCACCACGCACCCGCACGATGGGAACCTTCGGCGGAGCCCCTCAAGGTGGCATGGCCCAAAGCGGTTCTCGGCCCGAAGGCGGACCCCGTGGTGAAGGTGGCGAGCGTCGCTCCGAAGGTGGAACTCGCGGCGAAGGTGGCGAACGTCGCTCCGAAGGTGCACCACGCCGTGAAGGTGAGCGCCCGGCCGGTGCGCCAGGAATGGGCATGCGTGGTGAGCGGCCCGCCGGTCCACCCCCATCATTGACAGGTCTAGCTCCTTTGCTAGCCCAGGCCCGGGCGCAAGTCGCCGACTGGACAAGCATGAGCCTGCGCATGCCGCTGAAACCTGGAGATCCCTTTCCGCTCATGGTGGATCGGGGTGGTCGCGGCCAGGTGCATTTGCGCACCATGTTTAATCTGGATGTGGCCCAACAAAAAGTGATCGAAAGCCCCGACAATCTGAGCAATCAAAATCTGGGACGTCGCCTGCGCATGTATTCCCGCTATCTGCATACGGGTGAGCTCTTCGGCTTCTGGGGGCAGACTGTGGCTGCTCTTTGCACCCTCGCTGGGGCCATGCTCGTCTGGACCGGATTTGCCCTTGCCTGGCGCAGGTTCTTCAAGCGTAAGAACAAGACTTCAGCCGCTTGA
- a CDS encoding metallophosphoesterase family protein, which produces MRLRILSDLHREFGPTSIPAMDADVVILAGDIGTKQNALPWIHEVTGNTPTVYVCGNHEFYGDKLPRVTERLKEQTAGSHIHVLENEAFEVDGWHIYGCTLWTDLALHGEWSEGANEAGDRMNDYKRIRTSSQGYRKLLPRDTRAIHLESVQRLSEFLSTHDPQRTIIVTHHAPSARSLPESRRAELISSAYASHLDGFIENHQPYLWIHGHIHHSQDYCIGTTRVIANPQGYPNYPNIDFLPRLVVEI; this is translated from the coding sequence ATGCGTCTCCGTATTCTCAGTGATTTGCATCGTGAGTTCGGCCCAACATCCATCCCAGCGATGGATGCAGATGTTGTTATCCTAGCCGGAGACATTGGGACAAAGCAGAATGCCTTGCCTTGGATTCATGAAGTCACAGGCAACACGCCAACCGTTTATGTATGCGGTAACCATGAATTCTATGGAGACAAGCTACCCCGCGTCACCGAACGGCTGAAGGAGCAAACGGCGGGCTCTCACATTCATGTTTTAGAAAACGAGGCCTTTGAGGTGGATGGATGGCACATTTATGGATGCACCTTGTGGACGGATCTGGCCCTGCATGGAGAATGGAGCGAGGGAGCCAACGAGGCTGGTGATCGAATGAACGATTACAAACGCATTCGAACCTCAAGCCAAGGCTACCGCAAGCTGTTGCCTCGGGACACTCGTGCCATTCATCTGGAATCCGTCCAACGTCTTAGCGAATTCCTTTCCACTCACGATCCGCAACGCACTATCATTGTCACGCACCACGCGCCTTCTGCCCGGTCTCTCCCAGAAAGTCGTCGAGCTGAGTTGATCAGTAGTGCTTATGCTTCACATTTGGATGGTTTCATCGAAAACCATCAACCCTACCTCTGGATTCATGGGCATATTCATCACAGCCAAGATTACTGCATTGGCACCACCCGAGTCATTGCTAATCCCCAAGGGTATCCAAATTATCCGAATATTGATTTCCTCCCACGGTTGGTCGTGGAGATCTGA